One part of the Aurantibacillus circumpalustris genome encodes these proteins:
- a CDS encoding hybrid sensor histidine kinase/response regulator has translation MLDNLNINKNKQRDLKYPIELLDLMSKYLNSDETSFSLQSICDDACFLSKASNAYIALKETVTNNLRTVVSSQNPLKKQIPFSSDLLDKIWKSNNFNTKSSCECQLTSFVFNTEFKDLDFPDITLSYINIYRETTYFGTILFLTEAKEEIHFKESLEYFITTIQRKIIHFRVNKLPEYLFKNAGIGPQKDSDFIFIIDKDFIVNDSNTSTIPGSRKKIIGESILNLVSNNLRNVFSTSVFKTFQSGLIEYHEMPLGSGNFNDPFYSIKFIPITVNKSIETICIIATDTEQPKHLLQDFVTLQQVAKIGWWELFMPSNKLIWSEGLYNILEISYAELEASDDLYVTYIHPEDKALVDYTFKTAIKDNTNYEITYRLIMTDGRIKWVLDKCISYFDDQRNQFRSLGIIQDITQLKNAEVKLEKVNNSFKRLTEQLPGIIFEYQIFENGERRFNSVSEKMVKRSGLSEKILKNDGSSIWDRIHPDDLERMKAVFAESAKTMKKVDVDYRLRFVGNDDQVSWKRLEAKPELQQDKSRIWYGYISDIDEIKEAQIEILKAKEEAERANKAKTEFLANMSHEIRTPLNAVLGFSELLKGNTKGAKYENYIDGILSGGKNLLSLIDDILDLSKIEAGQMNIQNLPLNIKKLANEFRQLFAQKAQEKDINYTIHFENELPKYVLLDETRIRQVLFNLIGNALKFTHEGSVTLSIATESTSDRSKVSLIFKIRDTGIGIPENQHELIFESFKQQNGQSNRKYGGTGLGLAITKRLVDMMNGFITIESKVNGGSCFSVIINDIDVASMEEEQIQTTEDLHYLFQGQKILLVEDVGSNREIIKGFLEPLNLEIEIAENGEEALNILKQRAPDLILMDMMMPVMDGYTATKIIRGKTNYQNIPIIALTASALKQNEKQIRELCSDYLRKPVSKTDLLAILSKYLAHTIIGSNNQLWMSLSQNQNILSGISSKIKQDLSSQFLQTWIDIQKLMSIDDIIVFAKNLNGYASNTNCKELQIYSQALLKYAENFDIEKMNGTFYTFKTFMT, from the coding sequence ATGCTAGATAATTTAAACATAAATAAAAACAAGCAAAGGGATTTAAAGTATCCTATTGAATTACTTGACCTAATGTCTAAGTATCTAAATTCGGACGAAACAAGTTTCAGTTTACAAAGCATTTGTGATGACGCCTGCTTTTTATCTAAAGCCTCAAATGCATATATTGCGTTAAAAGAAACCGTAACAAACAATTTAAGGACGGTTGTTTCAAGCCAAAACCCTTTAAAAAAACAAATTCCATTTTCCAGTGATTTACTGGATAAAATATGGAAGTCAAACAACTTTAATACTAAATCCTCTTGCGAATGCCAACTCACTTCATTCGTATTTAACACGGAATTTAAAGATTTAGATTTTCCAGATATCACTTTATCTTACATTAATATATATCGAGAAACAACTTATTTTGGAACAATCCTATTTTTAACAGAAGCAAAGGAAGAAATTCACTTTAAGGAATCACTTGAGTACTTTATAACAACTATTCAAAGAAAAATAATTCATTTTCGTGTCAATAAATTACCAGAGTATTTGTTTAAGAATGCAGGAATCGGTCCGCAGAAAGATTCTGATTTTATTTTTATTATTGATAAAGATTTCATCGTAAATGATAGTAATACATCCACTATTCCCGGATCTCGTAAAAAAATCATTGGCGAATCCATTTTAAATCTGGTCTCAAATAATCTTAGAAATGTATTTTCAACATCTGTATTTAAAACCTTTCAAAGTGGTCTTATCGAATACCATGAAATGCCTTTAGGTTCTGGGAATTTTAACGACCCCTTTTATTCGATAAAATTTATTCCAATAACGGTTAATAAAAGTATAGAAACAATTTGTATTATAGCCACAGATACAGAGCAACCGAAACATTTGCTTCAGGATTTTGTAACCTTGCAACAAGTGGCAAAAATTGGTTGGTGGGAACTCTTTATGCCTTCCAACAAACTAATCTGGTCTGAAGGTTTATATAATATTTTAGAAATTAGTTATGCAGAACTTGAGGCTTCAGACGATTTATATGTTACCTATATTCATCCTGAAGATAAGGCATTGGTTGATTATACTTTTAAAACAGCTATTAAAGATAATACCAATTATGAAATCACTTACCGTTTGATAATGACTGACGGAAGAATTAAATGGGTTTTGGATAAATGTATTAGTTATTTTGACGATCAACGTAACCAATTCAGATCTCTTGGAATTATTCAAGATATTACACAATTAAAAAATGCCGAAGTAAAATTAGAAAAGGTTAATAACTCATTTAAACGATTAACAGAGCAACTTCCTGGAATAATTTTCGAATACCAAATATTTGAAAATGGAGAAAGGCGTTTTAATTCTGTAAGTGAAAAAATGGTAAAGCGATCTGGGCTTTCTGAGAAAATTCTTAAAAACGACGGAAGCTCCATTTGGGATAGAATTCATCCGGACGATCTTGAAAGGATGAAAGCTGTTTTTGCTGAATCGGCAAAGACTATGAAAAAAGTGGACGTAGATTACAGATTACGTTTTGTTGGAAATGACGATCAAGTATCTTGGAAAAGATTGGAAGCAAAACCAGAATTACAACAAGATAAGTCAAGAATTTGGTACGGCTATATTTCAGATATTGATGAAATTAAAGAGGCACAAATTGAAATCTTAAAAGCAAAAGAAGAAGCCGAACGAGCAAACAAAGCAAAAACCGAATTTCTAGCCAACATGAGCCATGAAATTCGCACTCCTTTAAATGCAGTGCTAGGATTTTCGGAGCTTCTTAAAGGGAACACAAAAGGCGCTAAGTACGAAAATTACATTGATGGTATACTTTCAGGTGGAAAAAACCTTCTCTCACTTATTGATGATATTTTAGACTTATCGAAAATTGAGGCGGGTCAAATGAATATTCAAAACCTACCACTTAACATCAAAAAACTAGCAAACGAATTCCGACAGCTCTTTGCACAAAAAGCTCAAGAAAAAGACATTAACTATACCATTCATTTTGAAAACGAACTGCCAAAATACGTTTTGCTTGATGAAACGAGAATAAGACAAGTACTTTTTAACTTAATTGGAAATGCTTTAAAATTTACGCACGAAGGATCTGTTACTTTATCAATAGCAACTGAATCGACATCCGACAGGAGTAAAGTGAGTTTAATATTTAAAATAAGGGATACTGGTATTGGAATACCTGAAAATCAACATGAATTAATATTTGAATCCTTTAAACAGCAGAATGGTCAGAGTAACCGAAAATATGGTGGAACCGGACTTGGGCTCGCTATTACCAAACGTTTGGTTGACATGATGAACGGCTTTATTACCATAGAAAGTAAGGTAAATGGCGGCTCCTGTTTTTCTGTTATAATAAACGATATTGATGTAGCAAGTATGGAAGAGGAGCAAATTCAAACAACGGAAGATTTACATTATTTGTTTCAGGGTCAAAAAATTTTATTGGTAGAGGATGTAGGTTCAAATAGAGAAATAATAAAAGGTTTTCTTGAACCACTAAATCTTGAAATAGAAATTGCAGAAAACGGTGAAGAAGCTTTGAATATATTAAAGCAAAGAGCTCCCGACTTGATTTTAATGGACATGATGATGCCTGTAATGGATGGTTATACTGCTACAAAAATTATACGCGGAAAAACTAATTACCAGAATATTCCAATAATTGCTCTAACAGCTTCTGCTTTAAAACAAAACGAAAAACAGATACGAGAGCTTTGTAGTGATTACTTAAGAAAACCAGTAAGTAAAACAGATCTCTTAGCTATATTAAGCAAATATTTAGCCCATACAATTATTGGCTCAAACAATCAACTTTGGATGAGTCTTTCACAAAATCAAAATATCCTGAGTGGAATTTCCTCAAAAATAAAGCAGGACCTAAGTTCACAATTTCTTCAAACCTGGATAGACATTCAAAAACTAATGAGCATTGACGATATTATAGTTTTTGCCAAAAACCTTAACGGTTACGCTAGTAATACTAATTGTAAAGAACTTCAAATATATAGTCAGGCTTTATTAAAGTATGCCGAAAATTTTGATATCGAAAAAATGAATGGCACCTTTTACACATTTAAAACATTTATGACATAA
- a CDS encoding response regulator, translating to MNHPIPKITNQDPVGHSTPRVIIIDDSPDNIKIVANILSQEGYEVLTALDAKKGLLIAETKLPDLILLDIMMPEMNGFEVCSLLKANDKTKETPIIFLTGATDSESILNGLLVGAADYITKPIKKQELLARVKNQLKFKMSSEYVGALFESRYHSIITFNKKFEIVNFNKISNERELLFNKINYKKGESILQHVPTANQRTFISKAEGVFKGKTNSYERNYTLHDKDIWFDYQLEPIHNMQGEIIGCVINGTDVTEKKEYALRANEYHRKIKETYAEAQESLSYASYIQKSIYPESNDLNKQFPEHFILFKSKEKVSGDLYWSYNFGNKDLIVIGDCTGHGVPGALLTTISIVLLERIVKYNNITSPNKILSEIDTLITETLKQKEGGLKVGLEMAVCLFDRDNGTLEYAGAKRPLIMAHGEDLFEIKADRFDIGGGGEAKIFKNHLLYPVKGSSLYMFSDGMVDQIGGVQHKKFKKKNLQTLIQTENSKPMNQQKLAFEKSISEWMGLEEQTDDILLMGIKI from the coding sequence ATGAACCATCCAATACCAAAAATTACTAATCAAGATCCTGTTGGGCATAGTACACCAAGAGTGATTATTATTGATGATTCGCCTGACAATATTAAAATTGTTGCGAATATATTATCTCAAGAGGGTTATGAGGTTCTTACGGCATTAGACGCCAAAAAAGGTCTGCTCATTGCTGAAACAAAATTACCCGATTTAATTTTGTTAGACATTATGATGCCTGAAATGAATGGTTTTGAAGTCTGCTCACTTTTGAAAGCAAATGATAAGACCAAAGAAACACCCATTATATTTCTAACAGGAGCTACTGATTCGGAAAGTATTTTAAATGGTTTGTTAGTTGGTGCAGCTGATTATATAACTAAACCCATCAAAAAACAGGAATTACTGGCAAGAGTCAAAAATCAACTCAAATTCAAAATGTCGTCTGAATACGTAGGAGCTTTGTTTGAGAGCCGATACCATTCTATTATTACATTTAATAAAAAATTCGAAATAGTTAACTTCAATAAAATTTCAAACGAGCGAGAATTACTGTTTAATAAAATTAATTACAAAAAAGGAGAAAGTATATTACAACACGTTCCAACCGCCAATCAACGTACCTTTATTAGTAAAGCAGAAGGTGTTTTTAAAGGAAAAACAAATTCTTACGAAAGAAATTATACGCTACATGATAAAGACATTTGGTTCGATTACCAATTAGAGCCAATACATAATATGCAGGGTGAAATTATTGGCTGTGTTATTAATGGAACAGATGTTACTGAGAAAAAAGAATACGCACTCCGTGCTAACGAATATCACCGCAAAATAAAAGAAACTTATGCGGAAGCTCAGGAAAGTTTATCTTATGCAAGTTATATTCAAAAATCAATTTATCCTGAAAGTAACGACCTAAACAAACAATTTCCCGAACACTTTATTTTATTTAAATCAAAAGAAAAGGTAAGCGGAGATTTATACTGGTCTTACAATTTTGGAAACAAAGATCTTATTGTGATTGGTGATTGCACCGGACATGGTGTGCCAGGCGCCTTGTTAACTACCATTAGTATAGTTTTATTAGAACGTATTGTTAAGTACAATAACATTACTTCACCAAATAAAATTCTTTCTGAAATTGACACATTAATTACAGAAACATTAAAACAAAAAGAAGGTGGGCTCAAAGTTGGACTTGAAATGGCAGTGTGTTTATTTGATCGGGACAATGGAACCCTGGAATATGCCGGTGCAAAACGCCCACTAATAATGGCACACGGTGAAGATTTATTTGAGATTAAAGCCGACCGTTTTGATATTGGCGGAGGAGGCGAGGCAAAGATTTTTAAAAACCATTTATTGTATCCTGTCAAAGGTAGTTCACTGTATATGTTTTCAGATGGTATGGTAGATCAAATTGGAGGGGTACAACACAAAAAATTTAAGAAAAAAAATCTTCAAACACTTATTCAAACTGAAAATAGTAAACCAATGAACCAACAAAAATTGGCTTTCGAGAAATCAATTTCAGAATGGATGGGGCTCGAAGAGCAAACAGACGATATTTTATTAATGGGCATTAAAATATAA
- a CDS encoding response regulator, producing the protein MIRNTTLLIVDDSSENLKLLGNSLKKSGYTVLAALNGKQAIALAESKQPDLILLDVMMPETNGFQVCQILKANELTHKIPVIFLTASVEPESIKAGFEAGGADYITKPFNHEELTLRVTNHLNYKREKELLEKKLQGASLMLESISDGALIPVCSLLKNLDTLSKNSYSVAINSTHKNIAFAISNLAKFPFDIDAILKVDNQTHLQSFNLKTSLQTLEKINTTNAKDLNSSFSLVMNEGLYENYLCNTSKLTAAFEHVVYTLNQLSHYNLEVTASLKDRQEVADTILIEFKGLNLKSTESDSTQINPSIKQLALVILNDIFYPIHGKATLTKSSGNSECLSVLISLKIANSTIFETKEDLNQNAYNSLDEKNILVVEDNELNQKLVSTILQTEGANISFASTGKEAIEKATSQNYHLILMDINIPIVSGIEVTRILRDEHKIVTPIIGISGHADKKTFNSCIEAGMNSFLLKPFEITELKGIVFKELKKNETEESSWIDKSHSLADIYTGGLNKYDLTKLIELSNGDQGLITSWTNNFKNLVNKGISEINLIMESKDYSVQNKIFHELNNYTTYFGVELLKEYLKDLPKIQKSSASDEIVEHFKLIEEELISIKDYFIQIESENKIN; encoded by the coding sequence ATGATTCGTAACACAACATTATTAATAGTAGACGACTCTTCAGAAAATCTTAAATTGCTTGGAAATAGTTTAAAAAAATCTGGTTATACTGTACTTGCTGCATTAAATGGAAAACAAGCCATTGCCTTGGCCGAAAGTAAGCAACCTGATCTTATACTACTTGATGTAATGATGCCAGAAACTAATGGTTTTCAGGTATGTCAAATTTTAAAAGCAAACGAATTAACGCATAAAATTCCCGTAATATTTCTAACAGCCTCTGTTGAACCAGAAAGCATCAAAGCTGGTTTTGAAGCTGGTGGTGCTGACTACATTACCAAACCTTTTAATCATGAAGAGTTAACACTCAGAGTAACCAATCATTTAAATTACAAAAGGGAAAAAGAACTTCTAGAAAAAAAACTACAAGGAGCGTCACTGATGCTTGAAAGTATAAGTGATGGTGCACTTATACCGGTATGTTCCCTTTTAAAAAACTTAGATACATTATCCAAAAACTCCTATTCTGTAGCTATTAATTCAACCCATAAAAACATTGCATTTGCTATTAGCAACCTCGCAAAATTTCCATTTGATATTGATGCTATTTTAAAAGTTGACAATCAAACACACCTTCAATCTTTTAATCTCAAAACGAGTCTTCAAACTCTTGAAAAAATTAATACTACCAACGCAAAGGACCTTAATTCAAGCTTTTCACTTGTAATGAATGAAGGGCTTTACGAAAACTACTTATGTAACACCTCAAAACTCACTGCAGCGTTTGAACATGTGGTTTATACTTTAAATCAATTATCTCATTATAATCTAGAAGTTACAGCGAGTTTAAAAGACAGGCAAGAAGTCGCAGATACCATTCTTATTGAGTTTAAAGGATTAAATCTTAAATCGACAGAATCAGACTCAACCCAAATTAATCCATCTATAAAACAGTTAGCCTTAGTAATATTAAACGATATATTCTACCCTATTCATGGAAAAGCTACGCTTACAAAAAGCAGTGGAAATTCAGAATGTCTTAGTGTTTTAATTTCGTTGAAGATTGCAAACAGCACTATATTCGAAACTAAAGAAGATTTAAACCAGAACGCGTACAATTCCCTGGATGAAAAAAATATACTAGTAGTTGAGGATAATGAACTAAATCAAAAACTAGTCTCAACTATTCTTCAAACAGAGGGAGCCAACATAAGCTTTGCAAGCACAGGAAAGGAAGCGATTGAAAAAGCTACAAGCCAAAATTATCATTTAATTTTAATGGACATCAACATTCCTATAGTAAGTGGCATTGAGGTAACTAGGATTTTGAGAGACGAACATAAGATAGTTACACCTATTATTGGAATTTCTGGTCACGCAGACAAAAAAACTTTTAATAGTTGTATTGAAGCTGGAATGAATTCATTTCTTCTAAAACCTTTTGAAATAACAGAATTGAAAGGAATAGTATTTAAAGAACTCAAAAAAAATGAAACAGAAGAAAGTTCTTGGATAGATAAAAGTCATTCTTTGGCAGACATTTATACAGGAGGTCTGAATAAATACGATCTCACAAAATTAATTGAACTTAGTAACGGAGATCAGGGACTTATAACTAGCTGGACTAATAACTTCAAAAATCTGGTTAACAAAGGCATCAGTGAAATTAATCTAATTATGGAATCGAAAGATTATTCTGTACAAAATAAAATATTTCACGAACTAAATAACTACACCACCTATTTTGGCGTAGAGTTATTAAAAGAATACTTAAAAGATTTACCAAAAATTCAGAAGTCATCTGCAAGCGATGAAATTGTAGAGCATTTTAAGCTTATTGAAGAAGAATTAATTAGTATAAAAGATTACTTTATCCAAATAGAATCAGAAAATAAAATCAATTAA
- a CDS encoding response regulator transcription factor: protein MIKIHLVEDHHIVRYGIKSMLDLNPEFKVVGESDNAEDFLLELNKLDAEVVITDISMEGMNGIELTKKIKKVRSGAIKVLVISMHADDLYINQCFEAGANGYLLKDFKKAELYSAIENIVKGEKYISRSVSQILADNYLKKEYNTNKSSTGFKIEITKREKEIIQLISEGLSNKEIAQKLLVSVSTVDAHRYNILKKLEVKNTAEMITKAVKMKLIIIN, encoded by the coding sequence ATGATTAAAATACATTTAGTTGAAGACCATCACATAGTGAGGTACGGGATAAAAAGCATGTTGGATTTAAATCCCGAATTTAAAGTAGTAGGAGAATCTGATAACGCCGAAGATTTTTTATTAGAGTTAAATAAACTGGATGCCGAGGTAGTTATTACCGATATTTCTATGGAAGGAATGAATGGTATTGAACTTACAAAAAAAATTAAGAAAGTACGAAGTGGTGCTATAAAAGTGCTAGTTATAAGTATGCATGCCGATGACCTTTATATTAACCAATGTTTTGAAGCCGGCGCTAATGGTTATTTATTGAAAGATTTTAAAAAAGCCGAACTCTATTCTGCTATAGAAAACATTGTTAAAGGTGAAAAATACATTAGTCGGTCCGTTTCTCAAATTCTAGCTGATAATTATTTAAAAAAGGAGTACAATACAAATAAATCTTCTACTGGATTTAAAATAGAAATAACAAAACGCGAAAAAGAAATAATTCAATTAATAAGCGAAGGCTTAAGTAATAAAGAAATTGCTCAAAAATTGCTTGTAAGCGTTAGCACTGTTGATGCACATCGTTATAATATTTTGAAAAAACTTGAAGTTAAAAATACTGCAGAAATGATTACCAAAGCTGTTAAAATGAAACTAATTATTATTAATTGA
- a CDS encoding PAS domain S-box protein: protein MKKTHTILLLESDDYTVRRINESLGNFGYSITRHDPKNTIISSVIAIKPDLILMGVIAGEEAKICETAQLIYDNYKIPVVFLSTFTSKTIIEKSKRCNLLGFVFKPLVEKDLIATVELTLFQCEMEKKLSDAERKYTELSDSIFQTVIECDLSGKIISTNRFGLEMFGITESDMATGVSLLDFVKENKDGSILDVSKRSSFIDLNSLNREFPLINKKGKKYIIEELLTPIFVNYKLSGYRGILIDITNKRLKQNLCCVFKELSYKYDQVCAETTEICSFVEKEVQDLLPNLKVSFYNNTRSNEATTKESTLEINENPLYRTFVKDVLESNTAKFLSGDEFNILSCNTEFKDEVSRNSCFVGFPIGSKTSATGLFVIGSFTNRNALSLGDYEKLSDFFESLNLFLEKNSYLKELKRSENLFKSLVNTINEGLIKIELDSTISFANNRLTEMSGYTHNDIIGKKAFDFLGSNHVNLFKNILEYRKRGISNQYELVIKTKEGNLKKFFVNGAPFRDENGAIIGALGTFKEVVSKKESFDLLASTETLLNEIAGTISVAFWIYSFETKRIQYLSPAFSKIFEVETNDIYKTNSLREFIHPNDQRTVLKRNQTNLSTGEFEIKYRIITPGGKIKWVQDKSVLVKDPNGKVIKMIGYVQEITKLKLTEEKLLKSETEKNNIIKSIPDSYLLLGNNDEVVDSFLKPAEKGFLPLKSKRIHSERVSRIFQEGVAKVISENRNLCHNSTDATIFELEIPLNDQINWYEIRMTAVNPEKVLMIIRNITASKNTINSIQKIFNITEQTQELIMITDSSGIIEYVNPMFTQVTGYAANEIIGSNSNVLRSKKHNKTFYSNMWNTLKMGKVFKGDLHNTKKSGELFIEEKIITPYLDRNGEITNFISMGRDVTVERKSDLNKRKRRYLERALALKNQKNRTLSLIRGHENERKRFGREIHEGLNQMLSAAMINLESIKESKLMDGEQKNKIDFVNKMVAEIMQELRGISSNLSPVSLFEFGLHAVIQQTVKRLNAQYSDINVSFKSNVAGMRFTEEIEINFYRTIQEAILNALKHSKAKNIHITLNFNKNKLIFLMKDNGVGINKREFETKKKKSFGISSIEERACVIGAQLEFCTNKNKGFEINMAVNAKKINL from the coding sequence ATGAAAAAAACGCATACAATACTCCTTTTAGAAAGTGATGACTATACTGTCAGACGGATTAATGAAAGTTTAGGTAATTTCGGGTATTCAATAACCCGCCACGACCCTAAAAACACTATTATATCTTCTGTTATAGCAATTAAACCAGATCTTATACTCATGGGGGTGATTGCAGGAGAAGAGGCAAAAATATGTGAAACAGCTCAACTTATTTACGATAATTATAAAATACCTGTTGTTTTTCTTTCAACTTTCACCAGTAAAACAATTATTGAAAAATCAAAGCGATGTAATTTATTAGGTTTTGTGTTTAAACCTTTGGTTGAAAAAGATTTGATTGCAACAGTGGAGCTTACATTGTTTCAATGCGAAATGGAAAAGAAGCTGAGTGATGCCGAAAGAAAATATACCGAATTGTCTGATTCAATCTTTCAAACAGTTATTGAATGTGATCTATCAGGTAAAATAATTTCAACAAATCGTTTCGGTTTAGAAATGTTTGGTATAACTGAGTCTGATATGGCTACAGGGGTTTCACTTCTTGATTTTGTGAAGGAAAACAAAGATGGTTCTATTTTGGATGTTAGTAAAAGAAGTTCGTTTATTGATCTTAATAGTTTAAACAGAGAATTTCCACTAATCAATAAAAAGGGTAAAAAATATATTATAGAAGAACTACTAACTCCTATTTTTGTTAATTATAAGCTCAGTGGTTATAGAGGTATATTGATTGACATTACTAATAAAAGACTAAAACAAAATTTATGCTGCGTTTTTAAAGAACTTAGTTATAAGTATGACCAAGTATGCGCAGAAACTACCGAAATCTGTAGTTTCGTTGAGAAAGAAGTTCAGGACTTATTGCCAAATTTAAAAGTGTCGTTTTATAACAACACACGAAGTAATGAAGCCACTACCAAAGAAAGTACTCTTGAAATTAACGAAAATCCCCTTTATAGAACTTTTGTAAAAGATGTTCTGGAATCAAATACTGCAAAATTTCTTAGCGGTGATGAATTTAATATTCTTAGCTGTAACACAGAATTTAAAGATGAAGTTAGCCGCAATTCCTGTTTTGTGGGTTTTCCAATAGGCTCCAAAACATCAGCAACTGGATTGTTTGTAATAGGTTCGTTCACTAATAGAAACGCCTTATCATTAGGTGACTATGAGAAGCTCAGCGATTTTTTTGAAAGTTTAAATTTGTTTCTTGAAAAAAATAGTTACTTGAAAGAACTTAAACGAAGTGAAAACCTGTTTAAATCACTTGTAAATACAATCAATGAAGGCTTGATTAAAATTGAATTGGATTCAACAATAAGTTTTGCAAATAATAGGTTAACCGAAATGTCTGGTTACACACACAACGACATTATTGGTAAAAAGGCATTTGATTTTTTAGGTAGTAATCATGTTAATCTTTTTAAGAATATCCTTGAGTACAGAAAACGAGGTATAAGTAATCAGTATGAATTAGTTATTAAAACGAAGGAAGGTAATCTTAAAAAATTCTTTGTAAATGGCGCACCCTTCCGTGATGAAAACGGTGCTATTATTGGAGCCCTTGGTACATTCAAAGAAGTTGTCTCAAAAAAAGAAAGTTTTGATTTGTTAGCATCTACCGAAACGTTATTGAACGAAATAGCCGGGACTATAAGTGTTGCATTTTGGATTTATTCTTTTGAAACGAAAAGGATACAATATTTAAGCCCAGCATTTAGTAAAATTTTCGAAGTTGAAACAAACGATATTTACAAAACAAATTCGTTACGAGAATTTATCCATCCTAATGATCAACGAACTGTTCTAAAAAGGAATCAAACAAATTTAAGTACTGGTGAGTTTGAAATAAAGTATAGAATAATAACGCCAGGTGGGAAGATAAAGTGGGTTCAGGATAAGTCGGTACTGGTTAAGGATCCAAATGGCAAGGTAATTAAAATGATTGGGTATGTGCAGGAAATAACCAAGCTTAAGTTAACCGAAGAAAAGTTACTAAAGAGTGAAACTGAAAAAAACAATATTATAAAGTCTATTCCCGATTCTTATTTGTTATTAGGAAATAACGATGAAGTAGTGGATTCTTTTCTTAAACCAGCTGAAAAGGGTTTTTTGCCTCTGAAATCTAAGCGTATTCACAGCGAAAGAGTATCAAGAATTTTTCAGGAAGGGGTAGCAAAAGTAATTTCAGAAAACCGCAATCTTTGTCATAATTCTACTGATGCGACTATATTTGAGTTAGAAATTCCTTTAAATGATCAAATAAATTGGTATGAAATTAGGATGACTGCTGTTAATCCCGAAAAGGTGTTAATGATAATTAGAAATATTACAGCTTCTAAAAACACTATCAATTCAATTCAAAAAATTTTCAATATCACGGAGCAAACGCAAGAATTAATTATGATAACAGATTCAAGTGGTATAATTGAATATGTTAATCCAATGTTTACGCAAGTAACGGGATATGCGGCAAATGAAATAATTGGAAGTAATTCAAACGTACTAAGATCTAAAAAGCACAATAAAACTTTTTACTCAAATATGTGGAATACTCTTAAAATGGGAAAAGTTTTTAAGGGTGATTTGCATAACACCAAAAAATCGGGGGAATTATTTATTGAAGAAAAAATAATTACACCCTACTTAGATAGAAACGGTGAGATTACAAATTTCATTTCAATGGGTAGAGATGTTACGGTTGAGCGAAAAAGCGATTTAAATAAACGAAAACGTAGATATCTGGAAAGAGCTTTGGCCTTAAAAAATCAAAAAAACAGAACTTTATCGCTCATTCGCGGTCATGAAAATGAGAGAAAACGATTCGGAAGGGAAATACATGAAGGATTAAATCAAATGCTTTCTGCAGCCATGATTAATTTGGAAAGTATAAAGGAAAGTAAATTAATGGACGGGGAACAAAAGAATAAAATTGATTTTGTAAATAAAATGGTTGCCGAAATAATGCAGGAATTACGTGGTATTTCGTCAAATTTATCACCAGTAAGTTTATTTGAGTTTGGTTTGCATGCAGTCATTCAACAAACGGTAAAACGTTTAAATGCTCAATATTCAGATATAAACGTTAGTTTTAAATCAAATGTAGCCGGCATGAGGTTTACTGAAGAGATTGAAATTAACTTTTATAGAACCATTCAGGAAGCTATACTAAACGCCCTAAAACACTCGAAAGCGAAAAATATACACATTACGCTTAACTTTAATAAGAATAAATTGATATTTTTGATGAAAGATAACGGTGTTGGTATTAATAAACGGGAATTTGAAACGAAAAAGAAAAAATCTTTTGGCATTTCTTCAATTGAGGAAAGAGCTTGTGTTATTGGTGCACAACTTGAGTTTTGTACTAATAAAAATAAGGGTTTCGAAATAAATATGGCAGTTAATGCTAAAAAAATAAATTTATGA
- a CDS encoding response regulator: MKKNILIIDDSESIREVIAAGLESAGYNVTKGINGQDGLTCLENNPSVECIITDLNMPIMDGITFLKEVRKSEKHKYLPIIILTTESQEAKKQEARTAGATGWIIKPFSKEKLINVIKKVVR, translated from the coding sequence ATGAAAAAGAACATCCTAATTATAGATGACTCAGAAAGCATCCGCGAGGTAATTGCAGCAGGACTAGAAAGTGCCGGTTACAATGTTACCAAAGGAATTAATGGGCAAGATGGGCTTACCTGCCTTGAAAATAACCCAAGTGTTGAGTGCATTATTACAGATTTAAATATGCCTATTATGGACGGAATTACTTTCCTGAAGGAAGTAAGAAAATCTGAAAAGCATAAATATCTGCCAATTATTATTCTTACCACAGAATCGCAAGAGGCAAAAAAACAGGAAGCAAGAACAGCCGGAGCAACAGGTTGGATTATAAAGCCCTTTTCTAAAGAAAAACTTATTAATGTTATTAAAAAAGTAGTACGCTAA